In Treponema vincentii, a single window of DNA contains:
- a CDS encoding glucosaminidase domain-containing protein, with protein sequence MNIKTLHIKRFLNHPFALITLLAVFLCFSCRSVPPSIPKAIMGTGRMTQEQLVSFFLTQTAVTQTGEVDQEKVERLAAYYVKESSAEGINADIAFAQMCLETGFLQFGGLVTADMNNFCGLGAINAENPGLAFPDEQTGVRAHIQHLKAYASTEPLKLPSVDPRYRYVNPKGKAPHIYNLAGTWASDTAYGHKIDQLLRRMYAGL encoded by the coding sequence ATGAATATCAAAACCCTTCACATAAAGCGTTTTTTAAACCATCCTTTTGCGCTTATTACCCTGCTTGCAGTATTTCTTTGCTTTTCATGCCGGTCGGTTCCGCCGTCCATTCCCAAAGCGATTATGGGTACCGGACGCATGACGCAGGAACAGCTCGTTTCGTTCTTTTTAACGCAAACTGCCGTAACGCAAACGGGAGAAGTTGATCAGGAAAAAGTCGAACGGTTGGCAGCGTATTATGTGAAAGAATCCTCAGCTGAAGGAATAAATGCCGATATCGCTTTTGCACAGATGTGTTTGGAAACCGGCTTTTTACAGTTCGGCGGATTGGTAACCGCAGATATGAACAATTTTTGCGGACTCGGTGCCATCAACGCAGAGAATCCGGGATTGGCGTTTCCCGACGAGCAAACGGGAGTCAGGGCGCATATTCAGCATCTAAAAGCATACGCCAGTACCGAACCGCTCAAACTTCCATCCGTAGATCCTCGTTACCGTTACGTAAACCCGAAAGGCAAGGCGCCGCATATTTATAACCTTGCCGGAACGTGGGCATCGGACACTGCTTACGGGCATAAAATAGACCAGCTACTGCGCCGCATGTACGCAGGACTATAG
- a CDS encoding glycoside hydrolase family 2 protein, whose protein sequence is MRKNKPIKPLLTPWGEALDKQKPLNDYPRPQLARKEWQCLNGAWDYAITADKQMPKIWDGEIIVPFSPETILSNVQRQLLPGETLWYRKTFNFEQCKPEERLLLHFGAVDQYCTVYVNGKEAGSHSGGYWPFSFDISNFLNGDTTEIIIAVTDDTDTGDEAYGKQTLNRGEIWYTGQSGIWQTVWCEKVPDTHIEKLTITPHYQTGEVEISVFITGADAGGNNVNSSHRLDDIYVKRDDDIRIKIFDSGSVIAEDTLTTNPLRIKMPADFKSWSPEHPFLYDVEIRAGEDTVTSYFGMREFGIINGKHGSVLSLNGAPIFHHGLLDQGYWSDGMYTPPSDEAMIWEIKKLKDMGFNMLRKHIKIEPLRWYYHCDRLGMLVWQDFVSGGDPYKPLVVQYAPWLGFNFNDTKNRYALHGRKSEKGRNIFLRDAECTIDLLYNTVSLSVWVPFNEGWGQFEAASMAEYVHKKDPTRLIDHASGYFDQEAGDFHSYHIYFKSFCPKPDPLNRILALTEFGGFSLAVNGHTSSDILYGYKIFKDTQSLNGGIRNLYETDVYPAMEKGLSASIYTQVSDVEDEVNGIFTYDRKETKLDMDLSLKIAETLHELFKKNCADK, encoded by the coding sequence ATGAGAAAAAACAAACCGATAAAACCTTTACTCACACCGTGGGGTGAAGCGCTCGACAAACAAAAGCCCTTAAACGATTACCCCCGTCCTCAGTTGGCGCGGAAAGAATGGCAATGCTTAAACGGAGCATGGGACTACGCGATAACCGCCGATAAACAGATGCCTAAAATATGGGATGGAGAAATAATCGTACCGTTCTCTCCGGAAACAATCCTGTCAAACGTACAGCGGCAGTTGCTTCCGGGGGAGACGCTATGGTACCGAAAAACGTTCAACTTTGAACAATGCAAACCGGAGGAGCGGCTCCTGTTACATTTCGGAGCGGTAGATCAATACTGTACCGTCTATGTCAACGGTAAAGAAGCAGGTTCCCATTCGGGGGGATACTGGCCGTTCTCTTTTGACATCAGCAATTTTTTAAACGGTGATACAACGGAAATCATCATTGCAGTTACCGATGATACCGATACCGGTGATGAGGCCTACGGTAAGCAAACCTTAAACCGAGGAGAGATTTGGTACACGGGGCAAAGCGGTATTTGGCAAACCGTATGGTGCGAAAAAGTTCCCGACACTCATATCGAAAAGCTGACCATAACGCCTCATTATCAAACCGGTGAAGTTGAAATTTCGGTCTTTATTACCGGGGCCGATGCCGGCGGAAACAATGTAAACTCTTCGCATCGCCTTGATGATATATATGTTAAACGTGATGATGATATACGCATTAAAATATTTGACTCCGGTTCTGTAATTGCGGAAGACACACTCACAACCAATCCGCTGCGGATAAAAATGCCTGCCGATTTTAAGAGTTGGAGTCCCGAACATCCTTTCCTCTATGATGTGGAAATCCGTGCAGGAGAGGATACGGTAACTTCATACTTCGGTATGCGGGAATTCGGAATCATCAACGGCAAACACGGTTCCGTTCTCAGTCTAAACGGAGCGCCGATCTTTCATCACGGACTCTTGGATCAGGGATATTGGAGCGACGGAATGTATACGCCGCCTTCCGACGAGGCGATGATTTGGGAAATTAAAAAACTGAAAGATATGGGTTTTAATATGCTGAGGAAGCATATTAAAATAGAACCGCTCCGCTGGTACTACCATTGCGATAGGCTCGGAATGCTTGTCTGGCAGGATTTTGTCAGCGGCGGCGATCCGTATAAACCGTTGGTCGTTCAATATGCACCGTGGCTCGGCTTCAATTTTAACGATACAAAAAACCGCTATGCCCTCCACGGACGCAAAAGCGAAAAGGGGCGGAACATATTTTTACGCGATGCCGAATGTACCATCGATTTACTGTACAATACGGTAAGCCTTTCGGTATGGGTTCCTTTTAATGAAGGATGGGGGCAATTCGAAGCAGCCTCAATGGCGGAATACGTCCATAAAAAAGATCCTACGAGGCTCATCGATCATGCAAGCGGCTATTTTGATCAAGAGGCCGGAGATTTCCACAGCTATCACATTTATTTTAAGTCCTTCTGCCCGAAACCCGATCCGTTGAACCGGATCTTAGCCTTAACCGAATTCGGAGGCTTCAGCTTAGCTGTGAACGGTCATACCTCCTCCGATATTTTATACGGTTATAAAATCTTCAAAGATACGCAATCTTTAAACGGCGGTATCCGGAACCTCTATGAAACCGATGTATATCCGGCGATGGAAAAGGGATTGAGCGCTTCAATTTATACTCAAGTAAGCGATGTTGAAGATGAGGTAAACGGTATTTTTACTTACGACAGGAAAGAAACAAAATTGGATATGGACTTGAGCTTAAAAATTGCCGAAACATTACATGAACTTTTCAAAAAAAACTGTGCCGATAAGTAA
- a CDS encoding redoxin domain-containing protein yields MENLIGKKIIDFTLPAYCKGKFTTVSSKSLLGNWAVFMFYPADFTFVCPTELADLGKLYSEFQEIGCRVFSVSTDSEFVHKAWADASATIGGLPYEMIADKAGIFASSLGILVPETWVALRGSFVVDPDGIIKAYEVHDTSIGRDASELLRKVQAAQFTAAHGDQVCPAKWRPGEKTLYPSIDLVGKI; encoded by the coding sequence ATGGAAAATTTAATCGGAAAAAAGATTATTGATTTTACTTTGCCTGCCTATTGCAAGGGAAAGTTTACGACTGTGTCGAGTAAATCGTTGTTGGGTAATTGGGCTGTGTTTATGTTTTATCCCGCAGACTTTACATTTGTGTGTCCTACCGAGTTGGCCGATTTGGGTAAGCTGTATTCGGAATTCCAGGAGATTGGATGTAGAGTCTTTTCTGTTTCTACCGACAGCGAATTTGTGCATAAGGCATGGGCTGATGCGAGCGCGACAATCGGTGGCCTCCCTTATGAAATGATTGCTGATAAAGCCGGTATTTTTGCATCTTCTTTAGGCATCCTTGTACCTGAAACATGGGTTGCGCTCCGCGGCTCTTTTGTCGTCGATCCCGACGGTATCATTAAAGCTTATGAGGTACACGACACGAGTATCGGTCGCGATGCTTCCGAATTGCTGCGCAAGGTTCAGGCTGCTCAGTTTACTGCAGCACACGGTGATCAGGTATGCCCTGCCAAATGGCGCCCCGGCGAAAAAACGCTGTATCCTTCTATCGACTTAGTTGGGAAAATCTAA
- a CDS encoding phospho-N-acetylmuramoyl-pentapeptide-transferase encodes MLFYLSGLLSSFYGPMRLLQSYLVLISISFYVGFFLTVFILPRFYGRLPKDRGKEFGISPEAAKGKPTGGGVVFITIFVVMIFLLIMPSGTQIAVLVLTWLVMLTGYLDDRSVNPWGEYRKGALDLLLSLITAAVLFHWYFDDSISYWIPFMSQSIAVHPAIFFTVSVLILWFSINTTNCTDGVDGLSGTLILMALISLGMVFYFIIGNVKVSEYLLIPHRVDGAQWALICFSLSGVLMGYLWHNAYPSKVMMGDAGSRALGFFIGVLVIISGNPFLLLMTSGMILLNGGTGLVKVALLRFFHIRIFRNIRFPLHDHMRKNLQWSSTQVLIKFLILQLLITLAVFAVLFKIR; translated from the coding sequence ATGCTTTTTTATTTATCGGGGCTTCTTTCTTCATTCTACGGCCCCATGCGGCTTTTACAATCATATCTCGTACTTATTTCAATTTCATTTTATGTAGGCTTTTTTTTAACGGTATTCATTTTACCGCGCTTTTATGGCCGTTTGCCGAAAGACAGAGGAAAAGAATTCGGTATTTCTCCTGAGGCAGCAAAAGGAAAACCGACCGGCGGCGGGGTCGTATTTATTACGATTTTTGTCGTTATGATTTTCCTGCTGATCATGCCTTCGGGTACGCAAATAGCGGTACTGGTTTTAACATGGTTGGTGATGCTCACCGGCTATCTTGACGACCGGTCGGTTAATCCGTGGGGAGAATACCGAAAAGGTGCATTGGATTTACTGTTGTCGCTGATTACTGCGGCAGTACTCTTTCATTGGTATTTTGACGATTCCATTTCTTACTGGATTCCGTTTATGAGTCAAAGTATCGCGGTACATCCTGCCATATTTTTTACGGTCTCCGTTTTAATTTTATGGTTTTCCATCAATACAACGAACTGCACCGATGGAGTAGACGGACTTTCCGGAACCCTCATTTTGATGGCGCTTATTTCGCTTGGTATGGTTTTCTATTTTATTATCGGGAACGTAAAAGTTTCGGAATATCTGCTCATTCCGCATCGGGTAGACGGCGCGCAGTGGGCACTCATTTGCTTTAGTCTTTCCGGCGTACTGATGGGATATCTGTGGCATAATGCCTATCCAAGCAAGGTGATGATGGGAGATGCAGGTTCCCGTGCGCTCGGCTTTTTTATCGGCGTATTGGTCATTATTTCGGGCAATCCCTTTTTACTGTTAATGACCAGCGGGATGATTCTCCTGAACGGCGGCACAGGCCTTGTTAAAGTGGCGTTATTACGCTTTTTTCATATCCGTATTTTTAGGAATATCCGGTTCCCGCTCCATGACCACATGCGGAAAAACCTTCAATGGTCATCCACGCAGGTACTGATAAAGTTCCTTATTTTACAACTGCTGATTACGCTTGCCGTATTTGCAGTTCTATTCAAAATTCGCTAA
- a CDS encoding nucleotidyl transferase AbiEii/AbiGii toxin family protein: MADIAASVLARLKNKALESGRSYQLCLQLFCQEEFLRRLEKSKYAENLVLKGGLFLYSLTEFDSRVTMDVDFLLRKIPNTPEQLKFILEEIIVVSTDNDFVSFEIKDVEPIAVTKKYSGIGASILARIRNIKIRFSVDFGVGDVIVPKQEKRRIPTQLPDFVSPTVNTYSIETVVAEKIDAVLSLMEFSSRMKDYYDIYYIANKFDFDGQVLSEALRETFANRNHLFTVEQFKQVMNFDNDAAMQKKWGAFTRKINVKTDDYGTVLNTIKVFLAAPFLSAIESTEYTKQWSASSCEWI, encoded by the coding sequence ATGGCTGATATTGCAGCTTCCGTTCTTGCACGGCTCAAAAACAAGGCTCTCGAAAGCGGAAGAAGTTATCAGCTGTGTCTCCAGCTCTTTTGCCAAGAGGAATTTCTGCGCCGTTTGGAAAAATCAAAATATGCCGAGAATCTCGTACTAAAGGGCGGTTTGTTTCTCTATTCTCTTACAGAGTTTGACAGCAGAGTTACGATGGATGTAGACTTTTTGCTTCGGAAAATACCTAATACGCCGGAACAGTTGAAATTTATTTTAGAGGAAATTATCGTTGTTTCTACAGATAATGATTTTGTAAGTTTTGAGATAAAAGATGTTGAACCGATTGCCGTTACCAAAAAATACTCAGGCATTGGAGCCTCAATTCTCGCTCGCATTAGAAATATTAAAATAAGATTTAGTGTTGATTTCGGTGTGGGGGATGTTATTGTTCCAAAACAGGAAAAGCGCAGAATTCCGACCCAACTTCCTGATTTTGTATCTCCGACAGTAAATACCTACTCCATTGAAACCGTAGTGGCTGAAAAAATCGATGCCGTTCTGAGTCTGATGGAGTTTTCCAGCCGGATGAAGGACTATTATGATATTTATTATATTGCCAACAAGTTTGATTTTGACGGTCAGGTATTGTCAGAAGCTTTAAGGGAAACCTTTGCCAATCGTAACCACCTCTTTACTGTTGAACAGTTTAAACAGGTAATGAATTTTGATAATGATGCAGCAATGCAGAAGAAGTGGGGCGCCTTTACGCGTAAGATTAACGTTAAAACGGATGATTATGGTACAGTGCTTAATACAATAAAAGTTTTCTTGGCAGCTCCGTTCCTGTCAGCTATCGAGAGTACGGAGTACACTAAGCAATGGTCGGCTTCTTCTTGTGAATGGATTTAA
- a CDS encoding type IV toxin-antitoxin system AbiEi family antitoxin domain-containing protein, with amino-acid sequence MDKKEVIKRIIEKSDGIAKASDFVSESLSYYDVAYLCKKGYIERVRHGYYQLSEQKDIKEERVLAALLPESIVCVESALFYYNYSDFTPRQWSIAVPRTFSRTKLKIDSLAIKTYFVQLAHFEIGKTSGDFGGIQLAVYDRERTICDCFKYRTKLDNEMFNNALNAYAADEKKNLSNLSRYAKEMHIYKRLMDVMEVLLNG; translated from the coding sequence GTGGATAAAAAAGAAGTCATAAAAAGAATCATAGAGAAGTCCGACGGTATTGCTAAGGCTTCTGATTTTGTTTCTGAGAGTCTTTCCTATTACGATGTCGCATATTTATGCAAGAAAGGCTATATTGAACGCGTTAGGCATGGCTATTATCAGCTTTCGGAACAAAAAGATATAAAAGAAGAACGGGTGCTTGCGGCACTTCTACCTGAAAGTATTGTCTGTGTGGAGTCAGCGCTGTTTTACTACAACTATAGCGACTTTACACCGAGGCAATGGTCGATTGCCGTTCCGCGAACATTTTCACGTACAAAGTTAAAGATTGATTCTCTTGCTATAAAAACCTATTTTGTACAGCTTGCTCATTTTGAAATCGGAAAAACAAGTGGAGATTTTGGCGGTATACAACTTGCTGTTTATGACCGTGAACGCACTATTTGTGACTGTTTTAAATATCGAACAAAATTGGATAACGAAATGTTTAACAATGCCCTCAATGCATACGCTGCCGATGAAAAGAAAAATTTGAGTAATCTTTCAAGATATGCAAAGGAAATGCATATCTACAAAAGATTGATGGATGTAATGGAGGTGTTACTTAATGGCTGA
- a CDS encoding MFS transporter: MKTEKTLIGTKRFWFLMWGLGLAGQLCWNIENQWFNTFVYAKIAKDSSIVTLMVITSALVTTFSTFIFGTLSDRIGSRRRFISIGYIVWGLTTILFGLTEFVGHGQVGTGAKASIWAAVLVILADDVMSFFGSMGNDSGYNAWSNDMTTDKNRGQVGAVLAIQPIIGTIVGTVLGGLLIGSENNYQRLFWSMGIFVILAGLLSLLLLEDSPGLKPCKTGSFWEQLSSIFKAEGFFSQKELMLACITTALFFVSFNVYFVHMGNWMIYRMGFNAESMGIIQGLSLVAASLLVIPAIGIINKRHTPQLACFAIILNIVGLCILSLFAKPAAFNTETVFCMQNIPLFFSVFLAGAGQILVTQSMTIWVKELYPETARGQFEGIRILFFVLTPMIIGTVIGNIIVKNGAGSIANEFGIIENIPAESIYLWGAILAVTALFPLFFASKMYNRRRNDRLTIETIT, translated from the coding sequence ATGAAAACTGAAAAGACACTTATTGGAACAAAACGGTTTTGGTTTTTAATGTGGGGCTTAGGTCTTGCGGGGCAGTTATGCTGGAATATCGAAAATCAATGGTTTAATACCTTTGTGTATGCAAAGATCGCTAAAGATTCCTCTATCGTAACGCTCATGGTTATTACCAGCGCTTTGGTCACAACATTCTCAACCTTCATATTCGGGACACTGTCGGATAGAATAGGTTCGAGAAGAAGATTTATCTCTATAGGCTACATCGTATGGGGATTGACGACGATTCTGTTCGGTCTTACAGAATTTGTAGGACACGGACAGGTCGGAACCGGAGCAAAGGCTTCAATCTGGGCAGCAGTCCTTGTTATTTTAGCCGATGATGTTATGAGCTTTTTCGGCTCTATGGGAAACGATTCGGGATACAACGCATGGAGCAACGACATGACTACCGATAAAAACCGTGGTCAAGTCGGAGCCGTGCTCGCAATTCAACCGATAATCGGCACCATCGTCGGCACCGTATTGGGCGGTTTGCTCATCGGCAGCGAAAATAACTATCAGCGGTTATTTTGGTCTATGGGTATCTTTGTCATCCTTGCAGGACTTCTCTCTCTTCTTCTATTAGAAGATTCTCCCGGCTTAAAACCTTGCAAAACCGGTTCATTTTGGGAGCAATTGAGCTCGATCTTTAAAGCGGAAGGATTTTTTTCTCAAAAAGAATTGATGCTTGCGTGTATTACAACGGCACTGTTCTTTGTTTCGTTCAATGTTTATTTTGTCCACATGGGAAACTGGATGATTTACCGTATGGGCTTTAACGCTGAGAGCATGGGCATTATTCAAGGATTAAGTTTAGTTGCTGCGTCCCTGCTGGTGATTCCTGCAATCGGGATTATCAATAAGAGGCATACTCCGCAGCTTGCCTGTTTTGCAATTATTCTGAATATCGTCGGCTTATGCATTTTATCGCTCTTTGCAAAGCCCGCAGCTTTTAACACGGAAACGGTATTCTGCATGCAAAACATTCCGCTGTTCTTTTCCGTTTTCCTTGCAGGTGCAGGACAAATTCTCGTTACGCAATCGATGACCATCTGGGTTAAAGAACTCTATCCCGAAACCGCACGAGGTCAGTTTGAAGGTATCCGTATTCTCTTTTTCGTCCTCACCCCGATGATTATCGGAACCGTGATAGGCAACATCATTGTTAAAAACGGAGCAGGCTCCATCGCGAATGAATTCGGAATCATCGAAAATATTCCCGCAGAATCCATCTATCTGTGGGGAGCAATTCTAGCGGTAACGGCGCTTTTCCCGCTCTTTTTCGCATCGAAAATGTATAACCGGCGCAGAAACGATCGCCTTACCATCGAGACAATAACATGA
- the ruvC gene encoding crossover junction endodeoxyribonuclease RuvC, with product MAEQRTAAGRIIMGIDPGLAHTGYGIITVSGSRMRCIDYGVIQTEAGQVQGNRLLIVFDRLTELIRTYQPAAAGIETLYFAKNVTSALSVSEARGVTLLALAQAGVPVFQYAPNAIKKAVTGIAQAEKQQVQLTVQLLLGLKTIPKPDHAADALAAAVTYVNTVPTF from the coding sequence ATGGCGGAACAGCGGACAGCCGCAGGACGGATTATAATGGGGATCGACCCCGGACTTGCCCATACCGGCTACGGCATTATTACTGTGTCCGGCAGCAGGATGCGCTGTATTGATTACGGTGTTATTCAAACGGAGGCGGGACAGGTACAGGGGAACCGGCTGCTCATTGTCTTTGACCGGCTTACGGAGCTTATCCGCACATACCAACCTGCCGCCGCCGGTATCGAAACGCTCTATTTCGCAAAAAACGTAACGAGCGCTTTGAGCGTTTCGGAAGCACGCGGCGTGACGCTGCTTGCCTTAGCGCAAGCAGGTGTTCCCGTCTTTCAATACGCGCCGAACGCTATTAAAAAAGCAGTTACCGGCATCGCGCAGGCGGAAAAGCAGCAGGTACAGCTCACGGTACAGTTGCTGCTCGGCCTTAAAACGATACCGAAACCCGACCATGCCGCCGATGCGCTGGCGGCGGCGGTTACTTATGTAAATACAGTACCTACCTTTTGA
- a CDS encoding OmpA family protein produces the protein MQLLFSFSNTMNRLKHFPRMRFSRLLFLGVFFVIGGLSPLYSEIFRFNFRDGDTYRINSTVTEDVYLNGQFAHQAYITNRVTVEVSDVQPASNGKPSSALHTCTFMTSEQNSNRTFSWGREYPSVFRRDEFGIYTIDEQYFMPVVRDVPVFLQHDVKKGESWRHSASEAHDLRDNFNIQTPFVVPVDVTYTYQGPTQREGKTYQLIEVNYDLYYDIPLKNIQNKRNGSATLPMLYPVRTMGYSKQRLYWDSNAGILPYYDEVFTIMMELNTGAVIEYRGTAKAEITMLQRMNKEEIAGVLDKNIRDMGISNTTVEKTDEGITISLENIQFEPDSARLLPAEKEKIEKIGKLLGAYPDYELLISGHTALAGTAEARQILSEQRAAAVANYLVELGVREQHHIFTRGFGAEKPIAPNTTEANRARNRRVEITVLEK, from the coding sequence ATGCAATTACTTTTTTCCTTTTCGAATACTATGAACAGGCTTAAACATTTTCCCCGGATGCGTTTTTCACGCCTTCTCTTTTTAGGCGTTTTTTTTGTAATAGGAGGATTATCTCCGCTGTATTCCGAAATCTTCCGTTTCAACTTTAGGGATGGAGATACCTACCGGATCAATTCTACCGTTACTGAAGATGTGTACTTGAACGGGCAATTTGCGCATCAGGCTTATATCACCAACCGTGTTACCGTGGAAGTGTCGGATGTTCAACCGGCATCAAACGGAAAGCCTTCCTCCGCGCTTCATACCTGTACTTTTATGACAAGCGAGCAAAACAGCAACAGGACGTTCTCGTGGGGACGCGAATATCCGAGCGTATTCCGCCGAGATGAATTCGGTATTTACACCATTGATGAACAGTATTTTATGCCGGTGGTTCGGGATGTTCCGGTTTTTCTTCAGCATGATGTAAAGAAAGGTGAAAGTTGGCGGCACTCTGCAAGCGAAGCTCACGATCTGCGGGATAACTTTAATATTCAAACCCCCTTTGTCGTTCCCGTCGATGTTACGTACACATATCAAGGTCCTACCCAGCGTGAAGGAAAAACCTATCAATTAATAGAAGTAAATTATGATCTTTATTATGATATTCCATTAAAAAATATTCAAAATAAAAGAAACGGAAGTGCAACATTGCCGATGCTGTATCCTGTCCGCACCATGGGCTATTCAAAACAGCGACTCTATTGGGATAGTAATGCAGGTATTCTTCCCTATTATGATGAAGTATTTACCATAATGATGGAGTTAAACACGGGGGCGGTAATAGAATATCGCGGTACCGCAAAGGCCGAAATTACGATGTTGCAGCGTATGAATAAAGAGGAAATAGCAGGAGTACTGGATAAAAACATCCGTGATATGGGGATTTCGAATACTACCGTAGAAAAAACCGATGAAGGAATTACCATCAGTCTTGAAAATATCCAATTTGAACCTGATTCTGCACGTCTTCTTCCAGCCGAAAAAGAAAAGATTGAAAAAATAGGAAAGTTATTGGGTGCATACCCTGATTATGAACTATTGATTTCGGGGCATACGGCATTAGCAGGTACGGCTGAAGCGAGGCAGATACTGTCTGAGCAGCGGGCAGCGGCTGTTGCAAATTATCTGGTAGAACTTGGGGTGAGAGAGCAGCATCATATTTTTACGCGCGGTTTCGGCGCAGAAAAACCGATTGCACCTAATACTACGGAAGCGAACCGAGCACGAAACCGCCGTGTTGAAATCACCGTGCTAGAAAAATAG
- the guaA gene encoding glutamine-hydrolyzing GMP synthase, producing MHTEKIIILDFGGQYSQLIARRVRECGVYCEVLPFDAELTRIQSSDLKGIILTGAPDSVYAEDAATCNPEIFNLGVPVLGICYGMQLMTYLLGGKVQPAEKSEFGKTELYTGKDAAGAALWKDCPADSIVWMSHNDSVSALPQGFTVIAKTDNCPIAAMANTERKCYGVQFHPEVLHSVYGTQMLKNFVRGICGCTEVWNAATAADSVIQEIKRKVGNKKVISALSGGVDSSVASVLVHKAVGDQLTCIFVDHGLLRKDEAAQVLKTYRETLGLNIIHVDASERFLKKLAGVTEPERKRKIIGEEFIRVFEEEAKKIGTVDFLVQGTIYPDVIESGGSKKAAVIKSHHNVGGLPENIDFKELIEPLRMLFKDEVRALGTALGIPDELVKRQPFPSPGLAVRVLGEITPERLHWVRESDAILREEIAQAGLADSIWQYFTVFPNVRTVGAMGDGRTYDNLIAIRAVTSVDAMTVEVAEIPYPLLQKITLRIINEVKGINRVVYDITPKPPATIEWE from the coding sequence ATGCACACAGAAAAAATTATTATCCTTGATTTCGGAGGGCAGTATAGCCAGCTCATTGCCCGCCGTGTCCGCGAATGCGGAGTATATTGTGAAGTGCTTCCTTTCGACGCAGAACTTACCCGTATACAAAGTAGTGATTTAAAAGGAATCATCTTAACCGGAGCGCCTGACTCCGTATATGCCGAAGATGCGGCAACCTGCAATCCTGAAATATTCAACTTAGGGGTACCGGTGTTGGGTATCTGTTACGGAATGCAACTGATGACGTATTTGCTCGGCGGAAAAGTGCAGCCGGCAGAAAAAAGCGAATTCGGTAAGACAGAGCTGTACACCGGCAAAGATGCGGCAGGTGCAGCGCTTTGGAAAGATTGTCCGGCAGACTCCATCGTGTGGATGAGCCATAACGACAGCGTATCCGCCCTTCCCCAAGGCTTTACCGTTATTGCGAAAACGGATAACTGTCCTATCGCCGCCATGGCAAATACCGAGCGCAAATGTTACGGCGTACAATTCCATCCCGAAGTCTTACACTCCGTATACGGCACACAAATGCTCAAAAACTTTGTGCGCGGTATTTGCGGATGTACCGAAGTCTGGAACGCCGCAACCGCCGCCGATTCGGTTATTCAGGAAATAAAACGAAAGGTCGGAAACAAAAAGGTTATTTCGGCTCTGTCCGGCGGAGTTGATTCCTCCGTTGCTTCGGTACTGGTACATAAGGCTGTCGGCGATCAGCTTACCTGTATCTTTGTCGATCACGGTCTTTTACGCAAAGATGAAGCGGCACAGGTATTAAAAACATACCGCGAAACACTCGGTCTTAACATCATCCATGTGGATGCCTCCGAGCGGTTCTTAAAAAAACTTGCCGGAGTAACCGAACCCGAACGCAAGCGGAAGATTATCGGTGAAGAATTTATCCGTGTTTTTGAAGAAGAAGCAAAAAAGATCGGCACCGTCGATTTTTTGGTACAAGGAACTATCTATCCCGATGTTATTGAATCCGGCGGCAGTAAAAAGGCGGCGGTCATAAAATCCCATCACAATGTCGGCGGACTTCCCGAAAATATCGACTTTAAGGAACTGATTGAACCGCTGAGGATGCTGTTTAAGGATGAGGTGCGGGCGCTCGGCACGGCGCTTGGTATTCCCGACGAACTGGTTAAGCGGCAGCCCTTCCCCAGCCCGGGACTTGCGGTGCGTGTCTTAGGAGAAATCACTCCCGAACGGCTGCATTGGGTACGCGAAAGCGATGCCATTCTCCGCGAAGAAATTGCGCAGGCAGGCTTGGCGGATTCTATTTGGCAGTATTTTACCGTATTCCCCAATGTCCGCACGGTCGGCGCTATGGGTGACGGCAGAACGTATGACAACCTGATAGCGATACGGGCGGTAACCTCCGTCGATGCGATGACGGTTGAGGTCGCGGAAATCCCGTATCCGCTGCTGCAGAAGATTACGCTCCGCATCATCAACGAAGTCAAAGGCATCAACCGCGTAGTGTATGACATTACGCCCAAACCGCCTGCAACCATCGAATGGGAGTAA